One bacterium DNA window includes the following coding sequences:
- a CDS encoding N-6 DNA methylase produces the protein LWRPALKGATHAVFRNDLQSAGNAGEYYTPRAVTQFMVEMVNPQLDEIVLDPACGTGGFLACTIEHKRGQVKTPEQERALQVSLRGVEKKPLPHLLATTNMLLHGMDDPSFISRGNLLAKPLRDYGPKDAVHCIITNPPFGGMEEDGLEDNFPQPFRTRETADLFLSLIVKILRPGGRAGIVLPDGSLFGEGVKTRIKEHLLLECNLHTIIRLPNGVFRGWRRVTS, from the coding sequence TGCTCTGGCGTCCCGCGCTTAAAGGCGCGACGCACGCTGTCTTCCGAAACGATCTCCAGTCTGCCGGCAATGCGGGTGAATACTATACGCCGCGTGCCGTCACCCAGTTCATGGTTGAAATGGTCAACCCGCAACTTGACGAAATCGTGCTGGATCCCGCCTGCGGTACCGGCGGGTTCCTTGCCTGTACTATTGAGCACAAGCGCGGGCAGGTCAAAACGCCTGAGCAGGAACGTGCGCTTCAGGTTTCCTTGCGCGGGGTGGAAAAGAAGCCGCTGCCCCATCTGCTCGCCACCACCAACATGCTTCTGCATGGCATGGACGATCCCTCGTTTATCTCCCGTGGCAATCTGTTGGCCAAGCCGCTCCGTGACTATGGCCCCAAGGATGCCGTGCATTGCATCATCACTAATCCACCCTTTGGCGGCATGGAAGAGGACGGTCTTGAGGATAACTTCCCGCAGCCTTTTCGAACCCGTGAGACCGCCGACCTGTTTCTTTCCCTCATTGTCAAAATACTCCGCCCCGGCGGGCGCGCCGGGATCGTCTTGCCCGACGGTTCGCTTTTCGGGGAAGGCGTCAAAACCCGGATCAAGGAGCATCTGCTGCTGGAGTGCAACCTCCACACCATCATCCGCCTGCCCAACGGCGTATTCAGGGGGTGGCGGCGGGTCACATCGTAA
- the tcmP gene encoding three-Cys-motif partner protein TcmP: protein MVRSVKIDLHEVLNPACRRCRNRDERCQDDNTGFCDEAVSVVDGGPVRCVGDWATQKLHFLTQYVGIFGPGMKNMWGGHVHYVEICSGPGRCLMRDSGIEVDGTPLAVLQHPAFPSFETATFLDFDAKVVVALNERIARLNLQGKAQAYQADYCDPGSLVRILRKRFDKGISLVFVDPTDCSVLFAAVALLAKALRPADLIINMAVRTDATRNVTRAINCEDSESRAKYISFLGSDLFFQDPQVQELARLGSHSDLRAKFRHHYCESMRSIGYQHFDFQPVKHYYDLLFASRHEQGIIFWHRAQKYRHDGQSKFL, encoded by the coding sequence ATGGTGCGTTCGGTAAAGATCGATCTTCATGAGGTGTTGAACCCTGCTTGTCGTAGATGCCGGAATCGCGATGAACGTTGCCAAGATGACAATACTGGTTTTTGTGATGAGGCCGTGTCGGTGGTTGACGGAGGACCCGTTCGCTGTGTTGGCGATTGGGCTACTCAAAAGTTGCATTTCTTGACCCAGTATGTCGGGATTTTTGGTCCGGGAATGAAGAACATGTGGGGTGGCCACGTACACTACGTTGAGATCTGTAGCGGGCCGGGCCGGTGTCTTATGCGTGACAGTGGAATTGAGGTCGATGGCACCCCTCTTGCCGTCCTCCAACACCCGGCTTTTCCCTCATTTGAGACGGCTACATTTCTCGATTTCGATGCAAAGGTTGTTGTCGCGCTCAATGAACGCATTGCGCGACTGAATTTGCAAGGCAAGGCGCAAGCCTATCAGGCTGACTATTGCGATCCCGGGTCCTTAGTAAGAATTCTGCGGAAGCGCTTTGATAAGGGGATCTCTCTTGTGTTCGTGGATCCCACGGACTGTAGTGTTCTCTTTGCTGCCGTAGCCCTTCTTGCAAAGGCTCTTCGCCCCGCCGATTTGATTATCAATATGGCGGTCCGAACGGACGCAACGAGGAACGTCACGCGAGCGATCAATTGTGAAGATAGCGAATCGCGGGCCAAGTACATTAGCTTTCTTGGCAGTGATCTGTTTTTTCAGGACCCGCAAGTTCAGGAACTGGCACGGCTGGGTTCTCATTCTGACCTCCGGGCAAAGTTCCGTCATCATTACTGTGAAAGCATGAGAAGCATTGGGTATCAGCATTTTGACTTTCAACCCGTGAAGCACTATTACGACCTCCTTTTTGCCAGTCGGCATGAGCAGGGAATAATCTTCTGGCATCGAGCCCAGAAGTATAGGCATGATGGACAGAGTAAGTTTTTGTAG
- a CDS encoding radical SAM protein, which translates to MNATTGYPCRPPSGTQEWAASNVNIQDGCEHDCRYCYAKTMALRFKRMTAESWRKTKIRPHNLAKGFSRRTGRIMFPTAHDITETNIDACLLVLKKMLAVGNDLLIVSKPRPVCVARLCSELARYKDQIVLRYSIGSVNDDVLGFWEPGAPAYRDRLESLKCAYKLGFATSVSCEPMLDGAIDDVITDVRPYVTDSIWLGKANRLRQIIPFNCPGDATALRHAEALIAIQSDVNIRALYHRYRNDPLIKWKDSIKQVIGLHRPNKAGLDV; encoded by the coding sequence ATGAATGCTACAACCGGATATCCATGCCGTCCGCCGTCCGGCACACAGGAATGGGCGGCCAGTAATGTGAACATCCAGGATGGATGTGAGCACGATTGCCGGTATTGCTATGCGAAGACCATGGCGCTCCGTTTCAAGCGAATGACGGCAGAGTCGTGGAGGAAGACAAAAATTCGGCCCCATAACCTTGCTAAAGGATTTTCGCGACGGACTGGACGGATCATGTTCCCTACGGCGCATGATATCACGGAAACCAATATCGATGCCTGTTTATTAGTTCTGAAAAAGATGCTGGCGGTCGGAAACGATCTCTTGATTGTTTCCAAACCCCGACCGGTATGCGTGGCGCGGTTGTGTTCGGAATTGGCTCGCTACAAGGATCAGATTGTACTCCGTTATTCCATCGGATCGGTTAACGATGATGTCCTTGGCTTTTGGGAGCCGGGCGCGCCCGCCTACCGTGATCGCTTGGAGAGCCTGAAATGCGCTTATAAGCTGGGTTTCGCGACCAGTGTGTCTTGTGAACCGATGTTAGATGGCGCTATTGACGACGTTATCACAGATGTCCGGCCTTATGTGACGGACTCGATTTGGTTGGGAAAGGCGAACCGGCTTCGCCAGATCATTCCGTTCAACTGCCCGGGTGACGCAACAGCCTTGAGGCATGCCGAAGCACTCATTGCCATTCAATCGGACGTCAACATCCGAGCTCTGTACCATCGCTATCGAAACGATCCCCTGATCAAGTGGAAAGATAGTATCAAGCAGGTCATCGGGCTTCATCGGCCCAATAAGGCCGGTCTTGATGTGTGA
- a CDS encoding metallophosphoesterase: MMDKFSLSLFQRACVRASKVMVGVIAVVAVCVAYSLWIEPQWLVVKQVSIKAPAAVRLIHITDIHYKGDRVYLNRVVDRINRTPADLVCFTGDLVEDRAYLRESLEILARVNKPMVGIAGNHDLWAQVPVDELRAGFAKTGGMWLTDTNVLLLNGKVEIVACSGDPSRLPKSRLSESAKRVLLTHYPGLVGGLYGQAFDLILAGHSHGGQVRIPLIGRLIMPFNVKPYDVGLFPTPAGPLYVNPGIGTFYLNARFFCRPEITVLEL, from the coding sequence ATGATGGACAAATTCAGCCTTTCTTTGTTTCAGCGGGCTTGTGTTCGGGCCAGCAAGGTGATGGTGGGCGTGATCGCAGTTGTTGCGGTCTGCGTGGCATACAGTCTGTGGATTGAACCCCAGTGGCTGGTCGTCAAGCAGGTCTCGATCAAGGCGCCAGCAGCCGTGCGGCTGATTCATATCACGGATATCCATTACAAGGGGGATCGGGTTTATCTCAATCGGGTCGTCGACAGGATCAACCGGACCCCGGCGGATTTGGTGTGCTTTACGGGTGATCTGGTTGAGGATCGGGCCTATCTGCGGGAAAGTCTTGAAATCCTGGCGCGGGTGAATAAGCCGATGGTGGGGATTGCGGGCAACCATGACTTGTGGGCTCAGGTGCCGGTTGATGAACTCCGTGCTGGCTTTGCCAAGACGGGCGGGATGTGGCTGACAGATACCAATGTCCTCCTGCTGAACGGGAAGGTGGAAATTGTGGCCTGCTCCGGCGACCCCAGCCGCTTACCAAAATCCCGGTTAAGTGAATCCGCCAAACGGGTTTTGCTGACCCATTATCCCGGTCTCGTGGGAGGCCTATACGGGCAAGCCTTCGATCTGATCTTGGCGGGACATAGCCATGGCGGTCAGGTTCGAATTCCCCTGATCGGACGACTGATCATGCCGTTCAATGTGAAGCCTTATGATGTGGGCCTTTTCCCGACTCCCGCCGGCCCCCTCTATGTCAATCCCGGTATCGGTACCTTCTATCTGAATGCCCGCTTCTTCTGCCGTCCTGAAATTACCGTTCTGGAGTTATGA
- a CDS encoding LacI family DNA-binding transcriptional regulator gives MSSTSTIFDVAKAAGASTSAVSFVLNGKADKYRISPATQARIRTAITQLGFQPNLVAVGKAHGEHQKPLPQGERTDGIQEGKPDVSPSIQLVTEVASPVEIIIEPDSIPVPDPAPQVIEEPTPVPQPVIVEPTPSPEPTSIPTPDLVPEPTPVEEAPSVPVIPAVEEPVPVITEPTPVPVPDSLPTPELIPATAPDTHATPEPTPIEVAPFAPAIPSAMEPIPEPEPKLAEVPTQIPLPTIEDMPTETKVDADVPAASAPEVSAPAPESIPVPDPSPTYPSPGVGETPESEPAIPAAVEPEQEPTAIPVCTPEPTPETGSEAEIISPVSETTREVSPIAEPAVMDTPTPDPQPAITDARPAITSETEVDADVPAASVPEVTVSASVPEPIPAPTPIPAPPPEPIPATEPELQAPQEENSVAQTELVNTTELPSPALSEDDNPLR, from the coding sequence ATGAGCTCGACGTCTACAATTTTTGATGTAGCCAAGGCCGCTGGTGCCTCGACATCCGCCGTCTCGTTTGTGCTTAACGGGAAGGCCGACAAGTACCGGATAAGCCCCGCCACCCAGGCCCGCATCCGTACCGCCATCACTCAACTCGGATTCCAACCCAATCTGGTCGCCGTCGGCAAGGCCCATGGAGAACATCAAAAACCTCTCCCTCAAGGGGAGAGGACGGACGGGATTCAGGAGGGAAAACCGGACGTGTCACCCTCTATTCAACTGGTGACTGAAGTGGCTTCACCGGTTGAGATCATCATCGAGCCAGACTCGATCCCTGTCCCGGACCCAGCACCCCAGGTCATCGAAGAGCCAACACCGGTACCACAACCCGTCATCGTAGAACCGACACCCAGCCCGGAGCCCACATCCATTCCCACACCAGATCTGGTTCCGGAGCCAACGCCAGTAGAAGAGGCACCATCCGTACCGGTAATCCCGGCGGTGGAGGAACCCGTGCCTGTCATCACTGAACCGACACCGGTCCCGGTACCGGACTCCCTTCCCACACCAGAACTGATTCCGGCGACAGCACCTGATACCCATGCGACACCGGAGCCAACGCCGATTGAAGTGGCCCCTTTTGCCCCGGCGATCCCGTCGGCCATGGAACCCATACCGGAACCAGAGCCGAAACTGGCGGAGGTACCGACACAAATCCCCCTGCCGACCATCGAAGACATGCCAACGGAAACCAAGGTGGATGCCGACGTCCCGGCGGCATCTGCGCCTGAAGTGTCGGCCCCAGCACCAGAGTCCATTCCTGTACCTGATCCAAGTCCGACCTATCCATCGCCAGGTGTTGGGGAGACACCGGAGTCCGAGCCAGCGATCCCGGCAGCGGTTGAACCCGAGCAGGAGCCTACCGCCATACCGGTGTGCACGCCAGAACCAACACCGGAGACCGGCTCGGAAGCAGAGATTATTTCACCGGTGTCAGAGACAACTCGCGAAGTCTCTCCGATAGCAGAGCCCGCCGTGATGGACACACCAACACCGGACCCCCAGCCCGCCATCACAGACGCGCGACCAGCCATAACATCCGAGACCGAGGTGGATGCCGACGTCCCGGCGGCATCAGTGCCTGAAGTGACAGTCTCGGCCTCGGTACCGGAGCCAATCCCCGCACCTACCCCAATCCCTGCACCGCCGCCAGAACCCATCCCAGCGACGGAGCCTGAATTGCAGGCGCCTCAGGAAGAGAACTCCGTTGCGCAAACTGAGTTGGTGAACACGACAGAATTACCGTCACCGGCCCTGTCAGAAGATGATAATCCCCTGCGTTAA
- a CDS encoding ABC transporter permease — protein sequence MRRFWAILKKEFRQIRRDPLSLALLVFVPAMLLALYGYALSFDVKHIRIALLDEDRTPESRAFQDSLFQNPYFDKVATLSRPAEANEWLDRGRVRAVLIIPRGYAKAIARGEAAPVQALVDASDANTASTTIGYLEALADRMSRKVRLKALQHSATPLALPLITLEPRIWFNPELQSAKFLIPGLIGLLLMLSGVVATSVSIVREKERQTMEQIMVSPIRPQELILGKLLPYVVVGVGTMITVLFLGYVLFDIVIKGSFLLLGLTTLLFLFAALGMGVLISTITRTQQMAFQVAVLTSMLPAIILSGFIFPIQNMPLPIQGITLLIIPRYFVAALRQIILKDASFMDVLPHLAGLLILGLLFNLLAAWRLRKTI from the coding sequence ATGCGTCGATTCTGGGCCATTTTAAAAAAGGAATTCCGGCAGATCCGCCGGGATCCCCTGTCTTTGGCACTCCTGGTCTTTGTGCCCGCCATGCTGCTCGCACTCTATGGCTATGCGCTTTCCTTCGACGTCAAACACATCCGCATCGCCCTGCTGGATGAAGACCGCACGCCGGAAAGCCGGGCTTTTCAGGACAGCCTTTTCCAAAACCCTTATTTCGACAAAGTCGCCACCCTGAGCCGTCCGGCGGAAGCAAATGAATGGCTGGACCGCGGCCGCGTTCGCGCCGTGCTGATCATTCCTCGCGGCTATGCCAAAGCCATCGCCCGCGGTGAAGCAGCCCCTGTACAAGCACTGGTAGATGCCAGCGATGCCAATACCGCCTCCACCACCATCGGTTATCTTGAGGCTCTTGCCGACCGGATGAGCAGAAAAGTGCGATTGAAAGCACTGCAACACTCGGCCACGCCCTTGGCTCTTCCGCTCATCACACTGGAACCGCGCATCTGGTTCAACCCGGAACTCCAAAGCGCCAAATTTCTCATTCCGGGATTGATCGGGCTGCTGCTCATGCTATCAGGGGTCGTCGCCACTTCAGTGTCAATCGTCCGTGAAAAAGAGCGCCAGACCATGGAACAGATTATGGTGTCGCCTATCCGTCCCCAGGAGCTGATCCTCGGCAAACTCCTGCCTTATGTCGTGGTTGGCGTGGGGACAATGATCACCGTGCTTTTTCTGGGCTACGTTCTCTTTGACATTGTGATCAAGGGCTCATTCCTACTCCTTGGCCTCACCACACTGCTGTTTCTGTTCGCCGCACTGGGTATGGGAGTCCTGATCTCCACCATTACCCGGACACAGCAGATGGCGTTTCAGGTTGCCGTCCTCACCTCAATGCTCCCCGCCATCATCCTGTCAGGATTTATCTTCCCCATCCAAAACATGCCCCTACCCATTCAGGGCATCACCCTTCTCATCATCCCGCGCTACTTCGTCGCGGCCTTGCGCCAAATCATCCTTAAGGACGCCTCGTTCATGGATGTACTTCCGCACCTGGCAGGCCTGCTAATCCTCGGCCTCCTCTTCAACCTGCTGGCCGCCTGGCGCCTCCGCAAGACCATCTGA
- a CDS encoding ABC transporter ATP-binding protein encodes MKTTDYAIEIESLTKVFGQFTAVDRISFTVQRGEIFGFLGPNGAGKSTTIRMLCGLLSSSSGTARVNGFDINSQPDQIRENIGYMSQKFSLYKDLTVEENIRFFGGVYGLEGTELQRQMDNVVAMAGLKGLEHRLTGVLSGALQQRLALGCAILHNPPILFLDEPTSGVDPVSRRLFWDLIHKLSAQGTTVLITTHFMDEAEFCGRLGFISSGKLIALDTPSEIKRQTGATTLEESFIKLAKQDSE; translated from the coding sequence GTGAAAACAACTGACTATGCCATTGAAATTGAAAGTCTGACCAAGGTCTTCGGTCAGTTCACCGCCGTTGACAGGATCTCGTTTACCGTCCAGCGCGGGGAGATCTTCGGCTTTCTGGGGCCCAATGGCGCAGGGAAGTCCACTACCATCCGGATGCTCTGCGGCCTGCTTTCCTCCTCCTCCGGCACCGCCCGGGTCAACGGCTTCGATATCAACAGTCAACCTGATCAGATCCGTGAAAACATCGGCTATATGTCTCAAAAGTTCAGTCTGTATAAAGACCTGACCGTTGAAGAAAATATCCGCTTCTTCGGCGGGGTTTATGGCCTTGAAGGAACTGAACTTCAGCGCCAGATGGATAACGTGGTCGCCATGGCGGGGCTGAAAGGGCTCGAACACCGCCTGACCGGCGTTTTGTCCGGCGCCTTGCAACAGCGGCTCGCTCTCGGGTGCGCCATCCTACATAACCCGCCCATTCTGTTTCTGGATGAACCCACCAGTGGCGTCGACCCGGTTTCCCGCCGCCTCTTCTGGGACCTGATCCATAAACTCTCCGCCCAGGGTACAACCGTTCTGATCACCACCCACTTTATGGATGAAGCCGAATTCTGCGGCCGCCTCGGATTCATCAGCAGCGGCAAACTCATCGCTCTAGACACGCCCTCTGAGATCAAACGCCAAACCGGAGCGACCACCCTGGAAGAATCCTTCATCAAGCTGGCAAAACAGGATTCAGAATGA
- a CDS encoding nucleotidyl transferase AbiEii/AbiGii toxin family protein codes for MEFDVDVVFDVVSRRLPAAGVSVVMIGGHAVNHYGVSRATQDIDFMVAATDEDAVRRVMQEAGFTNISLHETVMFFNRPGSPLRVDFLKVDRETLDILLANAKQIDYFGGHGIRVPQLRDLLGMKIFALSNGGAKREDKDFWDIVHLVIENHVNIEEELHELCRQFGTEAIFTRLSAQIRGQQND; via the coding sequence ATGGAATTTGATGTGGATGTAGTTTTTGATGTTGTTTCCCGCCGTTTGCCTGCGGCGGGTGTATCGGTTGTGATGATAGGGGGCCATGCCGTCAATCATTACGGGGTATCCCGGGCCACACAGGATATAGACTTCATGGTTGCGGCAACTGACGAAGACGCTGTCCGGCGAGTGATGCAGGAGGCGGGGTTCACTAACATTTCCCTGCATGAGACGGTGATGTTTTTCAATCGACCAGGATCGCCCTTGCGTGTCGATTTTCTCAAAGTGGATCGGGAGACCCTGGACATACTTTTGGCGAATGCGAAGCAAATTGATTATTTTGGCGGACATGGCATTCGGGTGCCTCAGTTGCGGGATCTCTTGGGAATGAAAATTTTTGCGTTATCGAATGGTGGTGCCAAGCGGGAAGATAAAGACTTCTGGGATATTGTGCATTTGGTCATCGAGAACCATGTCAATATTGAGGAAGAACTTCATGAATTGTGCCGACAGTTCGGGACGGAAGCAATCTTCACGAGGCTGAGTGCGCAAATCAGGGGACAGCAAAATGATTAA
- a CDS encoding DUF3187 family protein, which produces MKPNIANPSLQSIARRRSWLGVSVVLLWVVICQGGDAIPASDNTGPGYLTAPSLSPWHFLRPSSMFAMPVLENQGGARFDVDFHWANVMNISTNDYLFDGEWIRTNLRLSRGVGEGVAVGVGLPIIGRTGGFADSAIESFHSAFGLSKNSRVSGRRNQSLVTVNNEGDSVTVVEGDSWGIGDMSTFLAARLTEGTCVLPAITVLGEVFFPTGDENELRGVGSPGAALSSVASRRLGEGPFIAFLGLGVEYHDSDDIEGIKFNDELFSGLVGLAYEYSKSISFNLQYLISSPVAEDYFAYSDPSEDVSFGFKWRSRSGSALELAMSENVDNFQNSADITVHLAFGWRL; this is translated from the coding sequence ATGAAACCTAACATCGCTAATCCTTCTTTGCAGTCAATTGCCCGGAGACGATCATGGCTGGGAGTTAGTGTCGTTCTGCTGTGGGTGGTTATTTGTCAGGGCGGGGATGCAATTCCTGCGTCGGACAATACGGGCCCGGGCTATTTGACGGCACCTTCGTTGTCGCCTTGGCATTTTCTCCGGCCTTCCTCCATGTTCGCGATGCCCGTATTGGAGAATCAAGGGGGGGCGCGGTTTGACGTGGATTTTCATTGGGCCAATGTGATGAATATTTCCACGAATGATTACTTATTTGATGGAGAATGGATTCGAACCAATCTTCGATTGTCCAGAGGGGTGGGGGAAGGAGTGGCGGTTGGTGTGGGATTGCCGATTATTGGCAGGACAGGCGGGTTTGCGGATAGCGCGATAGAAAGTTTTCACAGTGCATTTGGCCTAAGCAAAAATAGCCGGGTTTCAGGTCGCCGTAACCAGTCATTGGTCACGGTCAATAACGAGGGGGATTCTGTTACCGTGGTGGAGGGGGACTCCTGGGGTATAGGAGATATGTCGACCTTTTTGGCGGCACGACTCACGGAAGGCACCTGCGTCCTGCCAGCCATCACTGTTCTCGGAGAGGTGTTTTTTCCCACCGGTGATGAGAATGAGTTGCGTGGGGTTGGGTCGCCTGGTGCGGCATTGAGTTCTGTTGCGTCCAGGCGATTGGGCGAGGGCCCTTTCATCGCTTTTCTTGGCTTAGGCGTGGAGTACCATGACTCGGACGATATTGAGGGGATCAAATTTAATGATGAACTGTTTTCTGGATTGGTGGGGTTGGCTTATGAATATTCCAAGTCTATAAGTTTTAATCTTCAGTACCTGATCAGTTCACCAGTCGCCGAGGATTATTTTGCTTACTCTGATCCAAGTGAGGACGTCAGTTTTGGATTCAAGTGGCGGAGTAGGAGTGGTTCTGCGCTGGAACTGGCTATGTCTGAAAATGTGGATAACTTTCAAAACAGTGCCGATATCACTGTTCATCTCGCCTTTGGCTGGCGTTTGTAA
- a CDS encoding TolC family protein, whose product MKIHHFLHSSLCPHGSHEVRPPSDFRQSYLPHLLEGEVYPSRVGRPSNPCSKMAIFLLALCVCFFCSFSNTRADSSLLTPDAVVQLALAHSPALKGRNEDLHMASARRLQADAGLKPQLDARAQAQHFEGLENGTLGPGVTLPVMTDQYSASIGLTQPLYTGGRVTHQRRSTRLDEAAARQSLDAAAADIELQTLTAYWQWSKALAQIAAFQSSVTRTETQLTDIKNLKNAGMATDNDLLATEVLLDQIQLQLQAAQQQADLNRIQLTQLTGQEISLQQSPRKPDAPTVTPFPNLEEALVIALSNRPELASLRLSAQAKGALIGAARAEARPQLALIARYEQGNPNPRDFPPEDKWRDDAFIGAAVTWNLFDGGLIHARTAEAKARATRDEYQTQALGEAILAETKAAFLSRNYALAQLKTSRHAEASSTRNLQVATDQWKSGTSRHSDVLDAQTKLTLSTAQRISAEADFLIAEATLKHAIYWKPSSQ is encoded by the coding sequence ATGAAAATACATCATTTCCTTCATTCCTCCCTCTGCCCACACGGCTCACACGAGGTTCGCCCTCCATCAGATTTTAGGCAATCGTATCTGCCTCATCTTCTGGAGGGCGAGGTTTATCCGAGCCGCGTGGGCAGACCGTCCAACCCGTGCTCTAAAATGGCCATCTTCTTACTCGCTCTATGCGTTTGCTTCTTTTGTTCTTTTTCCAATACCCGTGCAGATTCATCACTCCTGACACCAGACGCCGTTGTGCAACTGGCCCTGGCCCATAGCCCTGCGCTCAAAGGGCGGAATGAAGACCTACACATGGCCTCGGCACGGAGACTTCAGGCCGACGCCGGCCTGAAACCACAACTGGATGCCCGCGCCCAAGCCCAGCACTTCGAGGGCCTCGAAAATGGAACCCTGGGACCAGGGGTAACCCTACCCGTCATGACTGATCAGTATTCCGCCTCCATCGGCCTGACTCAGCCACTCTATACCGGAGGCCGGGTTACCCACCAACGCCGCAGCACCAGATTAGATGAGGCCGCCGCCCGACAATCCTTGGACGCCGCTGCTGCTGATATTGAACTTCAAACGCTTACCGCCTACTGGCAATGGAGTAAGGCGCTTGCTCAGATCGCAGCCTTTCAGTCCTCTGTCACCCGCACCGAGACCCAGCTTACCGATATAAAGAATCTCAAAAATGCCGGAATGGCCACCGATAACGACTTACTGGCCACTGAAGTCCTCCTTGATCAAATCCAACTCCAACTGCAGGCGGCCCAGCAGCAAGCGGACCTAAACCGCATTCAACTGACTCAACTGACAGGCCAGGAAATTTCCCTGCAGCAATCCCCCCGGAAACCAGACGCTCCCACAGTAACGCCATTCCCCAACTTGGAAGAAGCCCTAGTCATCGCTTTATCCAACCGACCGGAGTTGGCCAGCCTCCGCTTAAGCGCCCAAGCCAAAGGCGCCCTCATTGGAGCGGCCCGCGCAGAAGCCAGACCCCAACTCGCCTTGATTGCCCGCTATGAACAGGGGAACCCAAACCCGCGCGATTTCCCACCTGAAGATAAATGGAGGGATGATGCTTTTATCGGTGCCGCCGTCACCTGGAATCTTTTTGATGGCGGACTGATCCATGCCCGAACGGCTGAAGCCAAGGCCCGGGCCACCCGTGACGAATATCAAACTCAAGCCCTGGGTGAGGCCATCCTCGCCGAAACCAAAGCTGCTTTTCTCTCAAGGAACTACGCCCTCGCGCAACTCAAAACATCCCGTCATGCCGAAGCCAGCTCCACTCGCAACCTTCAGGTAGCCACCGACCAATGGAAGAGCGGCACTTCCCGCCACTCGGATGTTCTCGACGCTCAAACCAAGTTAACCCTCTCCACGGCCCAACGTATTTCAGCTGAAGCCGATTTTCTCATCGCCGAAGCCACCCTGAAACACGCCATTTACTGGAAGCCATCATCACAATAA
- a CDS encoding ABC transporter ATP-binding protein codes for MQDSVIVTQNLGRSFDAVVAVKGVNLSIQRGTFFGLIGPDGAGKSTTIRLLCGILKPTQGEGKILGLNLRQNVGAIKARIGYLSQAFTLYGDLTVDENIEFFADLHGVDHFEKRRDELLAFTRLDPFHKRLAGVLSGGMKKKLALACALIHTPEILFLDEPSTGVDPISRKEFWMILKALLAQNITILMTTPYLDEAERCHQIALMHAGQIIRLDTPAAVKNDLRGRMYSIIGGSSLHVVHEILKQRWPPTALVRYGDRLHFFAARGSDETHEAQAWLTQNGQTGIEFQTIEPSLEDVFVSLMSTTPEGSRI; via the coding sequence ATGCAAGATTCCGTCATAGTAACACAAAACCTGGGGCGATCCTTCGACGCCGTCGTGGCAGTCAAAGGGGTTAACCTCTCCATCCAGCGCGGAACCTTTTTTGGGCTGATTGGTCCGGATGGGGCTGGAAAGAGCACCACCATCCGTTTGTTATGCGGAATTCTGAAGCCCACACAGGGCGAGGGGAAAATCCTCGGACTCAATCTCCGCCAGAACGTGGGCGCCATCAAAGCGCGTATCGGCTATCTCTCCCAGGCCTTCACTCTGTATGGCGACCTGACAGTAGATGAAAATATTGAATTTTTCGCCGATCTCCACGGAGTGGATCATTTTGAGAAGCGTCGCGATGAACTGTTGGCCTTCACTCGACTGGATCCCTTCCATAAAAGACTTGCCGGAGTCCTGTCTGGCGGCATGAAAAAGAAACTCGCCCTTGCCTGTGCCCTGATCCACACCCCGGAAATCTTGTTTCTGGATGAACCTTCCACCGGCGTCGATCCGATCTCACGCAAGGAGTTCTGGATGATCCTCAAAGCGCTCCTCGCCCAAAACATCACCATCCTCATGACCACTCCTTATCTCGACGAGGCCGAACGTTGCCACCAGATCGCCCTCATGCACGCCGGACAAATTATCCGGCTAGACACTCCCGCGGCAGTTAAGAACGATCTTCGCGGTCGCATGTACTCAATCATCGGCGGAAGTTCCCTCCATGTCGTTCACGAGATATTAAAACAACGCTGGCCCCCGACCGCCTTGGTTAGATACGGCGACAGGCTCCACTTTTTCGCCGCCCGCGGTTCCGACGAAACCCATGAGGCCCAAGCCTGGCTCACACAAAATGGCCAAACCGGAATTGAGTTTCAAACCATTGAACCCTCGCTTGAAGATGTCTTTGTCTCCCTGATGAGCACCACACCAGAAGGATCCCGCATATGA